A part of Pectinatus sottacetonis genomic DNA contains:
- the larE gene encoding ATP-dependent sacrificial sulfur transferase LarE has translation MNLINIIRKYQKVIVAFSGGVDSSVLCQAAHLALGKAAIAITADSPLLQESERTDAVKVANIIGIKHIMLKSDDLSVPEITVNDKNRCYYCKKFRFNNMCLWAEINNFSYIIEGSNLDDKNDYRPGMRAITELSSMVKSPFLAAEINKQEIREIARKYGLPVWDKPSQACLASRLSYGLNLTDKRLSQVDKAENFLHKFINGQLRVRHHGNLARIEIMPQEFPKLMENNLRTKIYTEFKNLGFTFVTIDMAGYKMGSQNAAIIN, from the coding sequence ATGAATTTAATCAATATTATAAGAAAATACCAAAAAGTCATTGTTGCCTTTTCAGGTGGTGTTGACAGTTCTGTATTATGCCAAGCAGCCCATTTGGCTTTGGGAAAAGCAGCTATTGCTATAACTGCTGACTCGCCCTTACTACAGGAAAGTGAAAGAACCGATGCTGTCAAAGTTGCTAATATAATTGGTATCAAGCATATTATGCTGAAAAGTGATGACCTTTCTGTCCCAGAAATAACTGTCAATGATAAAAACCGTTGTTACTACTGTAAAAAATTTCGGTTCAATAATATGTGCCTATGGGCTGAAATAAATAATTTTTCATATATCATTGAAGGTTCCAACCTCGATGATAAAAATGATTATCGTCCTGGTATGCGAGCTATAACAGAACTGTCCAGTATGGTCAAATCGCCTTTTTTGGCAGCGGAGATAAATAAACAAGAAATTAGAGAAATTGCCCGAAAATATGGTCTGCCTGTATGGGATAAACCAAGCCAGGCCTGCCTTGCCTCACGCTTATCTTATGGATTAAATCTGACGGATAAACGACTATCGCAGGTTGATAAAGCTGAAAACTTTTTGCATAAATTTATCAATGGACAACTCCGTGTCCGCCATCACGGTAATCTGGCCCGTATTGAAATAATGCCGCAGGAATTTCCCAAGCTGATGGAAAACAACCTACGGACAAAAATTTATACTGAATTTAAAAATTTGGGGTTTACCTTTGTTACCATTGACATGGCCGGCTATAAAATGGGCAGCCAAAATGCTGCTATTATAAATTAG
- a CDS encoding methyl-accepting chemotaxis protein, producing MGIKVRLGISFAVTICLTAIIGIYAVFCLKTVNNYLVMMADVNLPRMTAMQETVRLLEQYRADTYKLLWERNNMQHSQQDKTFIIKDINDTAEKIDRHVKLMKKFADKDQQNNINDIEKTWGNYKILTKTAVIDDENNADNVKIEKNLSNTGDLGKDYSKLVTLSEGFKQLNEGYVNIAVKNSDSEYKKAATAVVGGVVVVIIATLIIAILFGHYINRFIRKFLATAEKNAAGNLQEQLEFTGNDEFAMIATSYNSMIAKIRSLIKLIQDTANNVTQTSEQITAVSSQSSEVINQIAQAVSSAAVSVENEVKNIDGTALLVNKMSTNIEGISKQAESSVKAAMSSVEIANNGGSSIKQAIGQMDSIAKTNQKLVHGIDSLGKNSGQIGQIVDTITSIASQTNLLALNAAIEASRAGQYGKGFAVVADEVRNLAEQSQDAAKQIEKIINGIKAQTDNTVTIMTMNSREVDAGAVDVNRSGESFRKLAGISGRMSSEIEKISHNIIELSSSSQNVVKSVGQINIEINNVNEQIQSTSAAIEEQSASLEEIAASGRSLTDVSRQLKKQVSIFSV from the coding sequence GTGGGAATAAAAGTCAGGCTGGGAATAAGCTTTGCAGTTACGATTTGTTTGACAGCAATTATTGGAATATATGCTGTTTTTTGTCTTAAGACAGTAAATAATTATCTGGTAATGATGGCAGACGTCAATCTGCCGCGCATGACAGCTATGCAGGAAACTGTGCGATTATTGGAACAATATCGTGCCGATACATATAAACTGTTATGGGAAAGAAATAATATGCAGCATTCACAGCAGGACAAAACTTTTATAATCAAGGATATAAATGATACGGCAGAGAAAATAGACAGACATGTGAAGTTGATGAAAAAATTTGCGGATAAAGACCAGCAGAATAATATTAATGATATTGAAAAAACATGGGGAAATTATAAAATACTGACTAAGACAGCAGTAATAGATGATGAAAATAATGCTGATAATGTAAAAATAGAAAAAAATTTATCAAATACAGGTGATTTAGGTAAGGATTACAGTAAACTAGTGACTTTATCAGAAGGCTTTAAGCAACTCAATGAAGGATATGTGAATATAGCAGTAAAAAATAGTGACAGTGAATATAAAAAGGCAGCAACTGCAGTTGTCGGCGGAGTGGTTGTAGTAATTATAGCTACACTTATAATAGCAATTCTGTTTGGACATTATATTAATAGATTTATTAGAAAATTTCTTGCTACAGCTGAGAAAAATGCAGCGGGAAATCTACAGGAACAGCTTGAATTTACTGGAAATGATGAATTTGCCATGATTGCCACTTCCTATAATAGCATGATTGCTAAGATACGCTCACTAATAAAATTAATACAGGATACGGCAAATAATGTGACACAGACATCAGAGCAGATAACAGCTGTTTCGTCGCAGTCATCAGAGGTAATAAATCAGATAGCACAGGCGGTGTCATCAGCAGCAGTTTCAGTGGAAAATGAAGTGAAAAATATTGATGGGACAGCTTTGCTGGTAAATAAAATGTCAACTAATATAGAAGGAATATCAAAACAGGCAGAATCATCAGTCAAAGCAGCAATGTCATCCGTAGAAATAGCTAATAATGGGGGAAGCTCTATTAAACAGGCAATAGGACAAATGGATTCTATTGCAAAAACTAATCAGAAATTAGTACATGGCATAGATTCATTAGGTAAAAATTCAGGCCAGATTGGGCAGATAGTAGATACTATAACCAGTATTGCTTCTCAGACAAACCTTTTAGCACTTAATGCCGCAATAGAAGCATCACGGGCCGGCCAGTATGGTAAAGGATTTGCCGTAGTCGCTGATGAAGTGCGCAATCTTGCGGAGCAGTCGCAAGATGCTGCCAAGCAAATCGAAAAAATAATAAATGGAATAAAAGCACAGACCGATAATACAGTAACTATAATGACAATGAATAGTAGAGAAGTTGATGCAGGGGCAGTTGATGTAAACCGATCAGGTGAATCTTTCCGGAAATTAGCAGGTATAAGCGGCAGAATGTCATCTGAAATAGAAAAGATCTCTCATAATATTATAGAATTATCGAGCTCATCACAAAATGTTGTTAAAAGTGTGGGACAGATAAATATAGAAATAAATAATGTTAATGAACAGATACAAAGTACATCAGCTGCAATTGAAGAACAGTCAGCATCTTTGGAAGAAATAGCAGCTTCAGGCCGGTCATTGACTGATGTATCCAGGCAGTTAAAAAAACAAGTCAGTATTTTTAGTGTATAA
- a CDS encoding amino acid permease, translating to MEKGKENYGLNENLDRGLKDRHIQLIGLGGAIGVGLFLGSATAIEAAGPAVLLAYAAAGIVIYFIMRAMGEVLIEYPVSGAFSAHAAKFQGPLMGYLTGWSYWFMWIGTGMAEITAIGIYMHHWFPDLPQWLTALGALLFMTAVNFIAVSAYGEFEFWFALIKIVTIVLMIIGCIGIIVFGVGNNGIPTGIANLWTHGGFMPNGIHGVLLAMVMVMYSYLGIEIVGVTAGEAHDPRKTLAAAIDKVFWRILLFYVLSLAVIMCIYPWDQIGDIGSPFVLVFNKLGIGFAADFINFVVITSALSSCNSGLFSTGRMLYNLSLQKKAPAFLAKVNKNHVPKRGILISSCVLLIGVLLNYIAPSRIFIYITSVASFGAMWTWVVILISQLCYRKTLSPEQVIKLHYKMPLSPYTNYLSLLFIAGVVIASALDEKTQIALFIFPVWLIILIVIYYAAGMNKKSA from the coding sequence GTGGAAAAGGGTAAAGAAAATTATGGTTTAAATGAAAATCTTGATCGAGGACTGAAAGATCGTCATATACAGCTCATCGGCCTTGGCGGAGCAATCGGTGTAGGGCTGTTTCTGGGATCAGCAACGGCAATAGAGGCCGCTGGACCGGCAGTTTTGCTGGCATATGCTGCTGCCGGGATAGTGATTTATTTTATAATGAGGGCAATGGGAGAAGTACTTATTGAATATCCTGTTTCAGGAGCGTTTAGTGCTCATGCAGCTAAATTTCAAGGTCCACTTATGGGATATTTGACTGGATGGTCATACTGGTTTATGTGGATAGGGACAGGAATGGCCGAGATAACAGCTATTGGGATTTATATGCATCATTGGTTTCCCGATCTGCCGCAGTGGCTCACAGCATTGGGTGCGCTTTTGTTTATGACAGCAGTAAATTTTATTGCTGTATCAGCATATGGCGAATTTGAATTTTGGTTTGCGTTAATAAAAATAGTGACAATAGTATTAATGATAATAGGTTGTATTGGAATTATAGTCTTTGGCGTAGGCAATAACGGGATACCTACTGGAATAGCGAATTTATGGACACATGGAGGCTTTATGCCTAATGGAATACATGGTGTATTATTGGCGATGGTCATGGTTATGTATTCATATCTGGGTATAGAGATTGTCGGAGTGACTGCTGGAGAAGCCCATGATCCGCGCAAAACTCTGGCAGCGGCAATTGACAAAGTATTTTGGCGTATATTACTGTTTTATGTGTTATCACTAGCGGTAATAATGTGTATTTATCCATGGGATCAGATAGGTGACATAGGAAGTCCTTTTGTATTGGTGTTTAATAAATTGGGAATAGGTTTTGCAGCTGATTTTATAAATTTTGTGGTTATAACTTCAGCACTATCTTCCTGCAACAGTGGATTATTTAGTACAGGTCGCATGTTATATAATTTGTCATTACAGAAAAAAGCACCGGCTTTTCTGGCTAAAGTAAATAAAAATCATGTACCCAAGAGAGGCATATTAATTTCTTCATGTGTGCTTCTAATCGGAGTACTGCTTAATTATATAGCGCCATCACGGATTTTTATATATATTACAAGTGTGGCTTCTTTTGGTGCTATGTGGACATGGGTAGTTATTCTTATTTCTCAATTATGTTATAGAAAGACATTATCACCTGAGCAGGTGATAAAATTACACTATAAGATGCCATTATCACCGTATACCAATTATTTGTCATTACTGTTTATTGCTGGTGTTGTAATCGCTTCAGCACTTGATGAAAAAACGCAGATAGCTTTATTTATTTTTCCGGTATGGTTGATTATACTTATAGTGATATATTATGCTGCCGGCATGAATAAAAAGTCAGCATGA
- a CDS encoding methyl-accepting chemotaxis protein → MNLKKKMTLVFSLLITIIVIAISCVAYFYAEKMLTTQIQERSKSIVNATSNQLDGWLTSRAAVLKTKAATINELAGDGPITLSMVTGFKNADANISDLYFGSKTDGSIVDGSGWTAPANFDSRTRSWYKDAIAASQLTFGEPYLDKVTNKVAMPICMPLKNNAGETRGVLSEDVLVDTIFATVNKIHPFEGSSAFLLNTKGIIMAYPDKKLLNKNINTSSETAPLSQALKTLDITNKTTGITTYSMNGQKLLLVFEKIPSTQWILGINIPTTVAYAPLNTLKLIFIIGTIIALLIVLILTRLIAVKFTAPVNALVEHVEKIAKGDFTQEITVSSEDEIGLLSKGFNKMRKELYTLIKKVQEQSEHIAASSEELTASAHQTVQAANQVANSITNVADGIRKQTSSTDEVSSTVTTMTSTIEKIANDSVNVANESTKVAKYADESSHNVDLMVKNMGDIEISVQNATDVIMKLGEQSKNIGKITETISNIASQTNLLALNAAIEAARAGEQGKGFAVVAEEVRKLAEEVQQAAQQISEEILTVQNDTESAVTTMSSGNEKVKSGVKSVNIVSDNLKSITGLILTSSNSIRNIHSSLKEIADNSKLLNRSTKSIDDVSKTNTDEAQMVSAAAEQQLASMDEISSASQNLAQMAQELQTAINVFKI, encoded by the coding sequence ATGAATCTGAAGAAAAAAATGACTCTTGTATTTTCACTATTAATAACGATAATAGTCATAGCAATTTCCTGTGTTGCATATTTCTATGCGGAAAAAATGCTGACTACACAAATTCAGGAAAGATCAAAATCAATAGTAAATGCAACCAGCAATCAGCTTGACGGCTGGCTGACCAGCAGGGCTGCCGTCTTAAAAACAAAAGCAGCTACTATCAATGAATTAGCCGGAGATGGGCCAATAACCTTATCTATGGTAACCGGTTTTAAAAATGCTGATGCTAATATCAGTGATCTATACTTTGGCAGCAAGACTGATGGTTCTATTGTCGACGGTTCTGGATGGACTGCCCCCGCCAACTTTGATTCACGGACGCGCTCGTGGTATAAAGATGCCATAGCTGCCAGCCAGCTCACTTTCGGTGAACCTTACCTTGATAAAGTAACCAATAAGGTAGCCATGCCTATATGTATGCCACTAAAAAATAATGCTGGTGAAACACGTGGAGTCCTATCAGAAGATGTACTTGTAGATACGATTTTTGCAACAGTAAATAAAATTCATCCATTTGAAGGAAGTTCCGCGTTTCTGCTTAACACCAAAGGAATTATTATGGCCTATCCTGATAAAAAACTTTTAAATAAAAATATTAATACATCCAGTGAAACAGCCCCACTCAGCCAGGCATTAAAAACTCTGGATATAACAAATAAAACGACCGGTATAACAACCTATTCTATGAACGGGCAGAAACTTTTGCTTGTATTTGAAAAAATACCTTCTACTCAATGGATTCTCGGCATAAATATTCCTACAACTGTAGCTTATGCTCCGCTTAATACGCTTAAACTGATTTTTATCATTGGAACAATAATTGCTCTATTAATAGTCCTTATATTAACAAGATTAATCGCCGTTAAATTCACCGCACCAGTCAATGCTCTGGTCGAACATGTAGAAAAAATTGCCAAAGGTGATTTTACTCAGGAAATTACCGTATCCAGTGAAGATGAAATTGGCCTTTTAAGTAAAGGCTTTAATAAAATGCGCAAAGAACTATATACCTTAATAAAAAAAGTTCAGGAACAATCCGAGCATATTGCTGCTTCATCGGAAGAACTTACTGCAAGTGCCCATCAGACTGTCCAAGCTGCCAATCAGGTAGCAAATTCCATAACAAATGTTGCTGATGGAATACGCAAACAAACTTCATCTACTGATGAAGTATCATCAACAGTAACGACCATGACTTCAACTATTGAAAAAATAGCAAATGACAGTGTCAACGTTGCCAATGAATCCACTAAGGTAGCTAAATATGCCGACGAAAGCAGCCACAATGTAGATTTAATGGTAAAAAACATGGGCGATATAGAAATATCAGTACAAAACGCAACTGATGTAATTATGAAATTAGGCGAACAATCCAAAAACATCGGTAAAATAACCGAAACTATTTCCAATATTGCTTCCCAAACTAATCTTTTGGCACTCAATGCTGCTATAGAAGCGGCAAGAGCCGGAGAACAAGGCAAGGGCTTTGCCGTTGTTGCCGAAGAAGTACGGAAATTAGCTGAAGAAGTACAGCAGGCAGCACAACAAATATCAGAAGAAATACTTACAGTCCAAAATGATACTGAATCTGCTGTTACAACTATGAGTTCAGGCAATGAAAAGGTAAAATCGGGTGTTAAAAGTGTAAATATAGTCAGTGATAATTTAAAATCAATAACCGGCTTAATCCTGACCAGCAGCAACAGCATAAGAAACATTCATTCTTCACTAAAGGAAATTGCTGATAACAGTAAACTGCTCAATCGTTCTACTAAATCAATTGATGATGTAAGTAAAACTAATACTGATGAGGCACAAATGGTATCGGCAGCAGCTGAACAACAGCTTGCTTCCATGGATGAAATTTCATCTGCCAGCCAAAACCTGGCACAAATGGCCCAGGAATTACAAACAGCTATCAACGTATTCAAAATATAA
- a CDS encoding flavodoxin → MEKTAVIYWSGTGNTEQMAKAIAEGISDAGNNCEIFEISNFSSERIKEFPKIAFGCPAMGAEELEPSEFEPVFTTLEPFLKNKKIALFGSYDWGDGEWMRLWQERIKDDHALLFDNKGLIVHSSPDDNDINACKIFGTLFSQY, encoded by the coding sequence ATGGAAAAAACTGCTGTAATTTATTGGAGCGGCACCGGTAATACTGAACAAATGGCTAAAGCTATTGCTGAGGGGATTAGTGATGCAGGTAACAATTGTGAAATATTTGAAATATCAAATTTTTCTTCTGAACGTATAAAAGAATTTCCCAAAATAGCTTTTGGCTGTCCAGCCATGGGTGCCGAAGAATTAGAACCATCTGAATTTGAACCTGTTTTCACCACACTTGAACCTTTTCTAAAAAATAAAAAAATTGCCTTATTTGGTTCTTATGACTGGGGTGATGGTGAATGGATGCGCTTGTGGCAGGAACGCATAAAAGATGATCATGCTTTATTATTCGACAATAAAGGGCTTATTGTACATTCTTCCCCCGATGATAATGATATCAATGCTTGTAAAATTTTTGGAACACTTTTTTCCCAATATTAA
- a CDS encoding DUF3793 family protein, producing the protein MGSFDQFEHLLAFHCAPTLAGIKAGNLISINKNKLNNFRQIQQKYQKCLKCNDVYMFTVSDSLHYRLILIYHKPILKQLLSKKEIKNFLQTYGYKDFNNVLSCLRYLKVRMLLQKGFPHEIGIFLGYPLPDVQGFIKNNGQNFKFCGQWKVYSDTEAAEKLFSQYTKCCHRFCRYLANGMHLENIMTAV; encoded by the coding sequence ATGGGCTCTTTCGACCAATTTGAACACTTACTGGCTTTTCATTGCGCTCCCACTCTTGCTGGAATAAAAGCTGGCAATTTAATTTCCATAAATAAGAATAAACTTAATAATTTCAGGCAGATCCAACAAAAATATCAAAAATGCCTAAAATGCAACGATGTTTATATGTTTACAGTATCTGACTCCTTACATTATCGTCTTATTCTTATTTATCACAAACCTATTTTAAAACAATTGTTATCAAAAAAAGAAATTAAAAATTTTCTCCAGACATATGGTTATAAAGATTTTAATAATGTCCTGTCGTGTCTGCGCTATTTAAAAGTACGGATGCTTTTGCAAAAAGGCTTTCCTCACGAAATAGGAATTTTTTTAGGTTATCCCCTTCCCGATGTTCAAGGATTTATCAAAAATAATGGACAAAATTTTAAATTCTGCGGTCAATGGAAAGTATATTCTGATACAGAAGCCGCAGAAAAATTATTTTCACAATATACAAAATGCTGCCATCGCTTCTGTCGTTATCTGGCCAATGGAATGCATCTTGAAAATATTATGACTGCTGTATAG
- a CDS encoding NADH peroxidase: MKKWVCSVCGYVYEGEQPPEQCPICKAPAAKFVEQTGELVFADEHRVGIAKGVDERVVEGLRQNFSGECSEVGMYLAMSRVAEREGYPEISEAYKRYAFEEAEHASKFAELLGEVVTDSTKKNLEMRVAAEHGACQGKLDLAKLAKELNLDAIHDTVHEMAKDEARHGCGFNGLLKRYFGK; this comes from the coding sequence ATGAAAAAATGGGTTTGCAGCGTTTGTGGTTATGTCTATGAAGGAGAACAGCCACCTGAGCAATGTCCTATTTGTAAAGCTCCTGCTGCTAAATTTGTAGAACAGACCGGTGAACTTGTATTTGCTGACGAACATCGTGTCGGAATAGCTAAAGGTGTTGATGAACGTGTGGTAGAAGGTCTGCGTCAGAATTTTAGTGGTGAATGTTCCGAAGTAGGGATGTATCTTGCTATGAGCCGTGTGGCTGAACGTGAAGGATATCCTGAAATATCAGAAGCTTATAAGCGCTATGCATTTGAAGAAGCTGAACATGCTTCCAAGTTTGCTGAATTGCTTGGTGAAGTTGTTACTGATAGTACTAAGAAAAATCTAGAAATGCGTGTAGCAGCCGAACATGGTGCTTGCCAGGGTAAGCTTGATTTAGCTAAATTAGCTAAAGAATTGAACTTGGATGCTATTCATGATACTGTTCACGAAATGGCAAAAGATGAAGCCCGTCACGGGTGTGGCTTTAATGGACTCTTAAAACGTTATTTTGGTAAATAA
- a CDS encoding flagellar brake protein, whose amino-acid sequence MADKIKDILKKVLSVEIADNTNQFYYKAKIKLIMNSEIDFEILRIYDKNKLPFKENDFVTVKLKTEECCYSFEGKCTYIKKGYFFTLSVTYPRNLQREQNREFVRTSIDKELTLFLVCRDENRRKVEMPPNSFSIKLNNVKSVDISGGGMAFYNNIYIKPGTDVVIDLQFVAPELGDLRQKATILRCNKVENNKELYMTAAEFMDIPFAVQERINKFVFTQIRKKAQEKKKSS is encoded by the coding sequence ATGGCTGATAAAATAAAGGACATACTAAAAAAAGTTTTAAGCGTGGAAATTGCCGATAATACTAATCAATTTTATTATAAAGCAAAAATAAAATTGATAATGAATAGTGAAATCGATTTTGAAATATTGAGAATATATGATAAAAATAAATTGCCGTTTAAGGAAAATGATTTTGTTACAGTTAAGTTAAAAACGGAAGAATGTTGTTATAGCTTTGAAGGAAAGTGTACTTATATAAAAAAAGGCTATTTTTTTACTTTAAGTGTAACATATCCTCGCAATTTACAGCGAGAACAAAATAGGGAATTTGTCAGGACAAGCATAGATAAAGAACTAACGCTGTTTTTAGTCTGCCGAGATGAAAATAGAAGGAAAGTAGAAATGCCGCCAAATAGTTTTTCCATAAAGCTGAATAACGTAAAAAGTGTTGATATAAGTGGCGGAGGAATGGCTTTTTATAATAATATATACATAAAGCCAGGTACAGATGTTGTTATTGATTTACAATTTGTTGCGCCTGAATTGGGTGATTTACGTCAGAAAGCTACTATATTACGGTGTAATAAGGTGGAAAATAATAAAGAGTTATATATGACAGCAGCTGAATTTATGGACATACCATTTGCAGTGCAGGAACGGATAAATAAATTTGTATTTACGCAGATAAGAAAAAAAGCACAGGAAAAAAAGAAATCATCTTGA
- a CDS encoding flagellar brake protein: protein MADNIKNILQKVLSVELRPEHRQEKVYKAKIELIMNSEVDFVLAMDNNENFFKKGEYVIGSLKMENCCYNFKERCIGIHKGQFFTLSIDYPKNMHRKQNREFVRVDIDRDILIFVIDKEEKRNINSLAKSMDVKVTNVKSIDISGGGLAFYNKNSLEINTEIVIDMEFISPKLKDRRQRAEVLRCTKINAKKGKYLVAVKFIGTSFAVQENINHYVFDKIRSKQQMKKRPLNLLN, encoded by the coding sequence ATGGCAGACAATATAAAAAATATTTTGCAGAAAGTTTTGAGTGTAGAGCTACGACCTGAGCATAGGCAGGAAAAAGTCTATAAGGCAAAAATTGAATTAATAATGAACAGTGAAGTAGATTTTGTATTGGCAATGGATAATAATGAAAATTTTTTTAAAAAGGGAGAATATGTTATTGGAAGCTTGAAAATGGAGAATTGCTGCTATAATTTTAAGGAACGATGTATTGGTATACATAAAGGGCAGTTTTTCACCTTGAGCATAGATTATCCCAAAAACATGCATAGAAAACAAAACAGGGAGTTTGTTCGGGTGGATATTGATAGGGATATATTGATTTTTGTCATTGATAAAGAGGAAAAAAGAAATATAAATTCTTTGGCTAAAAGTATGGATGTAAAGGTTACTAATGTAAAAAGTATTGATATAAGCGGTGGTGGACTGGCGTTTTATAATAAAAATTCTCTAGAAATAAATACGGAAATAGTAATTGATATGGAATTTATTTCACCAAAATTAAAAGATCGGCGACAGAGGGCAGAGGTACTGCGTTGCACTAAAATTAATGCTAAAAAAGGAAAGTATCTTGTTGCCGTGAAATTTATTGGAACATCATTTGCAGTACAGGAAAATATTAACCATTATGTTTTTGACAAAATTCGCAGTAAACAACAAATGAAAAAAAGACCATTAAATTTACTTAATTAG
- a CDS encoding aldose 1-epimerase family protein, whose amino-acid sequence MLYSLENKYVKIAVDSLGAELKSLFSRENNRENMWNGDPAYWKRRSPILFPVVGRLKEQKYRYNGKLYEMSQHGFARDKEFKLFEKEKNKITFLLCDDESTYQIYPFRFNLFIEYELLDKKVIVRWKVINTDNKLIYFSIGAHPAFICPSAPAEKICHLQFDTAGPLTYKLLNSDSLMENTEYNLSLENNIWSFTKDVFADDALVFEDYQIKEVAMLDNEDKPYLTMHFAAPVVGIWSPAHKNAPFICIEPWYGRCDAVNYSGELRNREYGNSLPGGAAFSTKYEIELG is encoded by the coding sequence ATGTTATATAGTCTAGAAAATAAATATGTAAAAATTGCTGTGGATAGTTTAGGAGCAGAGCTTAAATCTTTGTTTTCACGAGAAAACAACAGAGAAAATATGTGGAATGGAGATCCTGCTTATTGGAAAAGGCGGTCCCCAATTTTGTTTCCTGTAGTGGGACGGTTAAAAGAGCAAAAATACAGATATAATGGTAAGCTATACGAAATGAGCCAGCATGGATTTGCCCGAGATAAAGAATTTAAATTGTTTGAAAAAGAAAAAAATAAAATAACATTTTTGTTATGCGATGATGAGAGTACATATCAAATTTATCCATTTAGGTTTAACTTATTCATAGAATATGAGTTGTTGGATAAAAAGGTAATTGTCAGGTGGAAAGTCATTAATACAGATAATAAATTAATATATTTTTCTATAGGGGCACATCCAGCGTTCATATGTCCGTCAGCACCAGCAGAAAAAATCTGTCATTTGCAGTTTGATACGGCTGGACCGTTGACATATAAATTATTGAATAGTGATTCCTTAATGGAAAATACGGAATATAATTTATCATTAGAAAATAATATATGGAGTTTTACCAAAGATGTATTTGCTGATGATGCTCTGGTATTTGAAGATTATCAGATTAAGGAAGTGGCGATGCTGGATAATGAAGATAAACCGTATCTAACTATGCATTTTGCGGCACCAGTTGTAGGAATTTGGTCTCCGGCGCATAAAAATGCACCTTTTATCTGTATTGAACCATGGTATGGCCGCTGTGATGCAGTAAATTATTCTGGGGAATTAAGGAACCGGGAATATGGAAATAGTTTACCTGGCGGGGCAGCTTTTTCAACGAAGTATGAGATTGAACTTGGCTGA